In a genomic window of Gossypium arboreum isolate Shixiya-1 chromosome 7, ASM2569848v2, whole genome shotgun sequence:
- the LOC108489864 gene encoding uncharacterized protein LOC108489864, translated as MIDFLIIGTKMAVELCSDNCGISPRISFSLNLCHFDDVPVEQRPFRSKPSSLNSSVDFDFGVGETFEQEAPSADELFSDGKILPTDIKKSNPSKQIDHSSSPPPPPLPPQKAAESSKEEEKQSSKPTSFWGFKRSSSFSCGSGYGRSLCPLPLLSRSNSTGSTPNAKHPSPNNPKHIHSHKHAAANSITNPSFKSSTSYHQKPPLKKTAYKPYYGNGVHPVLNVPSGNLFGLGSIFFNGNKAKNSCKRK; from the coding sequence ATGATTGATTTTCTTATTATTGGAACAAAAATGGCAGTAGAACTTTGCTCAGACAATTGTGGCATCAGTCCAAGGATTTCATTTTCTCTTAATCTTTGTCATTTCGATGATGTCCCTGTTGAACAACGCCCTTTCCGTTCTAAGCCTTCTTCCTTGAATTCAAGCGTTGATTTTGATTTCGGCGTTGGTGAAACCTTCGAACAAGAAGCCCCCTCCGCCGATGAACTTTTCTCCGACGGTAAAATCCTTCCCACTGACATCAAGAAGAGCAACCCCTCTAAACAAATTGACCACTCTTCTTCACCACCACCGCCGCCATTGCCACCTCAGAAAGCAGCAGAAAGCTCGAAAGAAGAAGAGAAGCAAAGTTCAAAGCCAACTTCATTTTGGGGTTTCAAAAGGAGTAGTAGCTTCAGCTGTGGGAGTGGTTATGGCAGAAGCTTATGTCCTTTACCACTTTTGTCAAGAAGCAATTCAACTGGTTCTACACCAAATGCTAAACACCCTTCGCCAAATAACCCTAAACACATCCATTCACATAAACATGCTGCTGCTAATTCTATTACTAATCCATCTTTCAAGTCTTCCACAAGTTATCATCAAAAGCCTCCACTGAAGAAGACTGCTTATAAGCCTTATTACGGTAATGGTGTTCATCCTGTTCTCAATGTTCCTTCTGGTAATTTGTTCGGTTTAGGTTCGATCTTCTTCAATGGCAACAAAGCTAAGAACAGCTGCAAGAGGAAATGA